In a genomic window of Bradyrhizobium sp. LLZ17:
- a CDS encoding acyl-CoA dehydrogenase family protein, translating to MKHTYIPRTTNYTLNPGDELNDLRMSDQVRPLYDHVKKFIRDTVEPMSIEFAKAGETKEDRWSFTPKQLEVLEKAKNKAKQEGLWNFFLPDDETGQGLKNLDYAYIASELGKSPLASESMNCSAPDTGNMEVLERVGTKEQKEKWLKPLLNGEIRSAYVMTEPNVASSDAKNISTSAKLVGDEWVINGEKYYISGVGDPRCKILIVMVKTNPDAAPSKQQSQILVPRDTPGVEVLGPMYVFGQDHAPRGHMHMRFNNVRVPKENMLLGEGRGFEISQLRLGPGRIHHCMRTIGKAEKALDLMVQRGLTREAFGKKIAHLGGNMQIIAQARCEIEAMRLMVLKAAKAMDVLGNKEARVWVSMVKAMVPERACKIIDQAIQMHGATGISHWTPLAEMYQDVRHLRFADGPDEVHWMVVGRHELSMA from the coding sequence ATGAAACACACCTACATACCCCGCACCACCAACTACACCCTCAATCCGGGCGACGAGCTCAATGACCTCCGCATGTCGGACCAGGTCCGGCCGCTGTACGATCATGTGAAGAAGTTCATCCGCGATACGGTCGAGCCGATGTCGATCGAGTTCGCCAAGGCGGGGGAGACCAAAGAGGACCGCTGGAGCTTTACGCCGAAGCAGCTCGAGGTGCTGGAAAAGGCCAAGAACAAGGCCAAGCAGGAAGGTCTTTGGAACTTCTTCCTGCCCGACGACGAGACCGGACAGGGCCTGAAAAATCTCGATTACGCCTATATCGCCTCCGAGCTCGGCAAGAGCCCGCTCGCGTCCGAGAGCATGAACTGCTCGGCGCCCGACACCGGCAACATGGAGGTGCTCGAGCGTGTCGGCACCAAGGAGCAAAAGGAGAAGTGGCTGAAGCCGCTGCTCAACGGCGAGATTCGTTCGGCCTATGTCATGACCGAGCCGAACGTCGCCTCCTCCGATGCCAAGAACATCTCGACGAGCGCGAAGCTCGTCGGCGACGAATGGGTCATCAACGGCGAGAAATATTACATCTCGGGCGTTGGCGACCCCCGCTGCAAGATCCTCATCGTCATGGTGAAGACCAATCCGGACGCAGCGCCCAGCAAGCAGCAATCGCAGATCCTGGTGCCGCGCGACACCCCCGGCGTGGAAGTGCTCGGCCCGATGTACGTGTTCGGGCAGGATCACGCGCCGCGCGGCCATATGCACATGCGCTTCAACAATGTGCGGGTGCCGAAGGAGAATATGCTGCTCGGCGAAGGCCGCGGCTTCGAGATCTCACAGCTTCGGCTAGGGCCCGGCCGCATCCATCACTGCATGCGCACCATCGGCAAGGCCGAGAAGGCGCTCGACTTGATGGTGCAGCGTGGCCTCACCCGCGAAGCCTTCGGCAAGAAGATCGCCCATCTCGGCGGCAACATGCAGATCATCGCGCAGGCGCGCTGCGAGATCGAGGCGATGCGGCTGATGGTGTTGAAGGCGGCCAAGGCAATGGACGTGCTCGGCAACAAGGAGGCCCGCGTCTGGGTTTCAATGGTCAAGGCGATGGTGCCGGAGCGCGCCTGCAAGATCATCGACCAGGCGATCCAGATGCACGGCGCCACCGGCATCTCGCACTGGACCCCGCTCGCCGAGATGTACCAGGACGTTCGCCATCTGCGCTTTGCGGATGGTCCGGATGAAGTGCACTGGATGGTGGTGGGACGCCACGAACTGAGCATGGCGTAG
- a CDS encoding SDR family NAD(P)-dependent oxidoreductase, whose protein sequence is MSIFDLTGRVAVITGGNGGIGLGIAQALARQGCNVSIWGRNAEKNKAAVASMTGLPGKVDSRLCDVADPASVDAAMKATLDTFGRVDGCFANAGIGGGGRRSFIERTEEEWRTMFATNLDGVFHAFQAAARHMTERANAGDPFGRLVATSSLASIFGTARNEHYAATKAAINALVRALAVELARHGVTANAILPGWIKSDMTAGLMANDKFVANVMPRIPARRFGEASDFGGIAVYLMSKASSYHTADTFVIDGGYAAF, encoded by the coding sequence ATGTCCATTTTCGACCTCACCGGCCGCGTTGCCGTGATCACTGGCGGCAATGGCGGTATCGGGCTCGGCATTGCGCAGGCGCTCGCGCGCCAGGGCTGCAATGTCTCGATCTGGGGCCGCAATGCGGAGAAGAACAAGGCCGCAGTGGCGAGCATGACGGGCCTGCCCGGCAAGGTCGACAGCCGCCTTTGCGACGTGGCCGATCCCGCTTCCGTCGACGCGGCCATGAAGGCGACGCTCGATACGTTCGGCCGGGTCGATGGATGCTTCGCCAATGCCGGCATCGGCGGCGGCGGACGGCGTTCCTTCATCGAGCGCACCGAGGAAGAATGGCGCACGATGTTTGCCACCAATCTCGACGGCGTGTTCCACGCGTTCCAGGCCGCTGCAAGGCACATGACCGAACGCGCCAATGCCGGCGATCCGTTCGGCCGGCTAGTCGCGACCTCGAGCCTGGCCTCGATCTTCGGCACCGCCCGCAACGAGCACTACGCAGCGACCAAGGCCGCCATCAACGCGCTGGTGCGCGCGCTCGCCGTCGAGCTCGCCCGTCACGGTGTCACTGCGAACGCCATCCTGCCCGGCTGGATCAAGAGCGACATGACCGCCGGCCTCATGGCCAACGACAAATTCGTCGCCAACGTGATGCCACGGATTCCGGCGCGGCGCTTCGGCGAGGCCAGCGATTTCGGCGGCATCGCCGTGTATCTGATGAGCAAGGCGTCGTCGTATCACACGGCTGATACGTTTGTGATCGACGGCGGCTATGCCGCGTTTTGA
- a CDS encoding DUF6285 domain-containing protein, with amino-acid sequence MQDEPTPGELTKTVADFLRNDITPLISGHQAFKLRVAINILDLVTRQLTLEEGSDAREVERLRALLGTGGTVAELNRALAERIAKGEVDLAMPGLAEHLWATTMDKLAVDQPNYASYKRELGR; translated from the coding sequence ATGCAGGACGAACCGACACCTGGCGAGCTGACCAAAACGGTTGCGGATTTTCTCCGCAACGACATCACGCCGCTGATCTCCGGCCACCAGGCCTTCAAGCTGCGCGTCGCCATCAACATCCTGGACCTCGTGACGCGGCAATTGACCCTGGAGGAGGGCAGCGATGCGAGGGAGGTGGAGCGGCTGCGTGCGCTGCTGGGGACGGGCGGTACGGTGGCCGAGCTGAACCGCGCACTTGCCGAGCGCATCGCCAAGGGCGAGGTCGATCTCGCAATGCCAGGCCTTGCCGAGCATCTGTGGGCGACCACGATGGACAAGCTCGCGGTCGACCAGCCGAACTACGCCTCGTACAAGCGCGAGCTCGGGCGGTAG
- a CDS encoding fatty acid--CoA ligase encodes MSSSQPLADLAEMVRERANSRGNAIAFEFEGRITSFAEFHVNTNKVASALIAMGVTKGERIAYLGKNSDIYFELLMGAMKAGAVMAPVNWRLAGPEVAFIVSDCKAPVLFVGPEFIALVRQIKDKLPSVRAVITTEGGAPEWQDFAAWRDAQSGDDPKVPIDTRDIAIQLYTSGTTGKPKGAMLSHANFLNLVQTGNAEDKPEWNRWSTDDVSLVAMPIFHIGGSGWGVMGLYHGARGVIAREFDPTKVLDFFEQSGITKLFMVPAAMQFVVRQPRAKTVDFSRLKYMLYGASPIPAALLKECIEIFKCGFVQMYGMTETTGTIVALPPEDHVEGLERMRSAGKALPGVEIAILDVDGTPLPPRQVGEIATRSGSNMAGYWNLPEATAATLRADGWLRTGDAGYLDEDGYLYIHDRIKDMIISGGENIYPAEVESALCDHPDVAEAAVIGVPDDKWGEAVKAVVVMKPGRQATATDIINFTRERIAGFKTPKSVEFLPALPRNPSGKILRRQLREPYWAGKDRRVN; translated from the coding sequence ATGTCCAGCTCACAGCCATTGGCTGACCTCGCCGAGATGGTGCGCGAGCGCGCGAACAGCCGCGGCAACGCCATTGCCTTTGAGTTCGAGGGCCGCATCACCAGCTTTGCCGAATTCCACGTCAACACCAACAAGGTCGCCAGCGCACTGATCGCGATGGGTGTAACGAAGGGCGAACGCATCGCCTATCTCGGCAAGAACAGCGACATCTATTTCGAGCTGCTGATGGGCGCGATGAAGGCCGGCGCGGTGATGGCGCCGGTGAACTGGCGGCTCGCCGGGCCCGAGGTCGCCTTCATCGTCAGCGACTGCAAGGCACCGGTGCTGTTCGTGGGACCGGAGTTCATCGCACTCGTCCGTCAGATCAAGGACAAGCTGCCGAGCGTGCGCGCCGTCATCACCACTGAAGGCGGCGCTCCGGAATGGCAAGATTTTGCCGCCTGGCGTGACGCGCAGAGCGGCGACGACCCGAAAGTGCCGATCGACACCCGGGACATCGCGATCCAGCTCTATACATCAGGCACCACCGGCAAGCCGAAAGGCGCCATGCTGTCGCATGCGAACTTCCTCAACCTGGTGCAGACCGGCAACGCGGAGGACAAGCCGGAGTGGAATCGGTGGTCGACCGACGATGTGTCGCTCGTGGCGATGCCGATCTTCCACATCGGCGGCTCCGGCTGGGGCGTCATGGGCCTCTATCACGGCGCCCGCGGCGTGATCGCGCGCGAGTTCGATCCGACCAAGGTGCTCGATTTCTTCGAGCAGTCCGGCATCACAAAGCTGTTCATGGTGCCGGCGGCGATGCAGTTCGTGGTGCGGCAGCCGCGCGCGAAGACGGTCGATTTCTCGCGGCTGAAATACATGCTGTACGGCGCCTCGCCCATTCCCGCTGCGCTGCTGAAGGAATGCATCGAAATTTTTAAATGCGGCTTCGTGCAGATGTACGGCATGACCGAGACCACCGGCACCATCGTCGCACTGCCGCCGGAGGATCACGTCGAGGGGCTGGAGCGGATGCGCTCGGCCGGCAAGGCGCTGCCGGGCGTCGAGATCGCGATCCTCGATGTCGACGGCACACCGCTGCCGCCGCGTCAGGTCGGGGAGATCGCGACGCGCTCGGGCTCGAACATGGCCGGATACTGGAACCTGCCGGAGGCGACCGCCGCGACGCTGCGCGCCGACGGCTGGCTGCGCACCGGCGATGCCGGTTACCTGGACGAGGACGGCTACCTCTACATCCACGACCGCATCAAGGACATGATCATCTCCGGCGGCGAGAACATCTACCCGGCCGAGGTCGAGAGCGCGCTGTGCGATCATCCTGACGTGGCGGAGGCCGCCGTGATCGGCGTCCCCGACGACAAGTGGGGCGAGGCGGTGAAGGCCGTCGTGGTGATGAAGCCCGGCAGGCAGGCAACCGCAACCGACATCATCAACTTCACCCGCGAGCGCATCGCCGGCTTCAAGACGCCGAAGAGCGTGGAGTTTCTGCCGGCGCTGCCGCGCAATCCGTCAGGCAAGATTTTGCGGCGGCAGTTGCGCGAGCCGTATTGGGCGGGGAAGGACCGAAGGGTGAATTAG
- the yghU gene encoding glutathione-dependent disulfide-bond oxidoreductase, producing the protein MTDAPAYVPPKVWTWNKENGGQFASINRPIAGPTHDKELPVGKHPFQLYSLATPNGVKVTVMLEELLALGHKGAEYDAWLIRIGNGDQFGSGFVDINPNSKIPALVDRSGPEPIRVFESGSILFYLAEKFGAFLPKDVKARAEAMSWLFWQMGSAPYLGGGFGHFYAYAPTKIEYAIDRFAMETKRQLDVLDRRLAKNEYLAGSEYTIADMAVWPWYGALAKGLVYGAGEFLSVQDYKNVQRWTDEIAKRPAVKRGRMVNRVSGDPASQLHERHDASDFETKTQDKIEAAKTA; encoded by the coding sequence ATGACCGACGCCCCCGCCTACGTGCCGCCCAAGGTCTGGACCTGGAACAAGGAGAATGGCGGACAGTTCGCCAGCATCAACCGGCCGATCGCCGGCCCCACGCACGACAAGGAGTTGCCGGTCGGCAAGCATCCCTTCCAGCTCTATTCGCTGGCGACGCCGAACGGGGTGAAGGTCACGGTGATGCTGGAGGAGCTTTTGGCGCTCGGCCACAAGGGTGCCGAATACGATGCCTGGCTGATCAGGATCGGCAATGGCGATCAGTTCGGCAGCGGCTTTGTCGATATCAACCCCAACTCGAAAATCCCGGCGCTGGTGGACCGCTCGGGCCCGGAGCCGATCCGGGTGTTCGAATCCGGCTCGATCCTGTTCTACCTCGCGGAAAAGTTCGGCGCCTTCCTGCCGAAGGACGTCAAGGCCCGCGCCGAGGCGATGTCCTGGCTGTTCTGGCAGATGGGCAGCGCGCCCTATCTCGGCGGCGGCTTCGGCCATTTCTACGCCTATGCCCCGACCAAGATCGAATACGCCATCGACCGCTTCGCGATGGAGACCAAGCGCCAGCTCGATGTGCTCGACCGGCGCCTCGCGAAAAACGAATATCTGGCGGGCAGCGAGTACACGATCGCCGATATGGCAGTGTGGCCGTGGTACGGCGCCCTCGCCAAGGGGCTGGTCTACGGCGCCGGCGAATTTTTGTCGGTGCAGGACTACAAGAACGTGCAGCGCTGGACCGATGAGATCGCCAAGCGCCCGGCCGTGAAGCGCGGTCGCATGGTCAACCGCGTCTCCGGCGATCCCGCAAGCCAGCTCCACGAGCGGCATGATGCAAGCGATTTCGAGACCAAGACGCAGGACAAGATCGAAGCAGCGAAGACGGCGTGA
- a CDS encoding enoyl-CoA hydratase/isomerase — MQFKHVTLEFDGPVAVLKLDHQEVMNAVSMDMLGGLSDALDAIEEKKEEVRCVLLTGAGRAFCTGANLQGRNNQSKKTKAGLALETGFHPFLRRIRNLHCPIVTAVNGPAAGAGMSFALLGDMILCARSSYFLQAFRRIGLVPDCGSTWLLPRMIGKARSIELSLMGERLPAEKALEWGLVNRVYDDAALMEEAMKLAHDLANGPTVALSLIRKLYWDSPENSFEDQLNLEFQSQLRAGDTQDFREGVGAFLEKRPAQFKGK, encoded by the coding sequence ATGCAGTTCAAACACGTCACGCTCGAATTCGACGGACCGGTGGCCGTGCTCAAGCTCGATCATCAGGAGGTCATGAATGCGGTCTCGATGGACATGCTGGGCGGACTGTCCGATGCGCTCGACGCGATCGAAGAGAAGAAAGAGGAGGTGCGCTGCGTCCTGCTGACCGGGGCCGGGCGCGCGTTCTGCACCGGCGCGAATCTCCAGGGCCGCAACAACCAGTCGAAGAAGACCAAGGCCGGGTTGGCGCTGGAGACCGGCTTTCACCCGTTTCTGCGGCGCATCCGCAACCTGCATTGTCCGATCGTCACCGCAGTCAACGGCCCGGCCGCAGGCGCCGGCATGAGCTTCGCGCTGCTTGGTGACATGATCCTGTGCGCGCGCTCGTCCTATTTCCTGCAAGCCTTCCGCCGCATCGGCCTGGTGCCGGATTGCGGTTCGACCTGGCTGTTGCCGCGGATGATCGGCAAGGCGCGCTCGATCGAATTGTCGCTGATGGGCGAGCGCCTGCCGGCCGAAAAGGCGCTGGAATGGGGGCTCGTCAACCGCGTCTATGATGACGCTGCGCTGATGGAGGAGGCCATGAAGCTCGCGCATGATCTTGCCAACGGCCCGACGGTCGCGCTGTCCCTGATCCGGAAGCTTTACTGGGACAGTCCGGAAAACTCCTTCGAAGATCAGCTCAATCTGGAATTCCAGTCTCAGCTGCGTGCCGGCGACACACAGGACTTTCGTGAAGGCGTCGGTGCGTTTCTGGAGAAGCGCCCGGCGCAGTTCAAAGGCAAATGA
- a CDS encoding acyl-CoA dehydrogenase family protein yields MDFSLPADLVAYLGELDRFIDREIKPLEQADDNIRFFDHRREWARTDFENGGLPRHEWEALLRRAKDLADAAGHLRFPVPKQYGGKDGSNLWMAVIREHFAAKGLGLHNDLQNEHSIVGNFPVATMLDRYGRDDQKAMIDGSIKGKYRITFGLTEPHHGSDATHMETRAVPATRDNVKGWVINGEKMWTTGMHVATHCALFARTSGNDGDARGITCFLVPAKSHGVKIEEYMWTFNMPTDHPRVSFTDVFVAEDALFGEVGRGLSLAQCFVHQNRIRQAASSLGAAVYCIDESVKYARARKPFGKALAENQAIQFPLVELATQAEMLRLLIRKTAWEMDKLNEEQIERTLSDRVSMCNYWANRLACESADRAMQVHGGMGYSRHKPFEHIYRHHRRYRITEGSEEIQMRKVAGFLFGYMGPGKH; encoded by the coding sequence GTGGATTTCTCATTGCCTGCCGATCTCGTCGCCTATCTCGGGGAGCTCGACCGTTTCATCGACCGCGAGATCAAGCCGCTGGAACAGGCCGACGACAACATCCGTTTCTTCGACCATCGCCGCGAATGGGCGCGCACCGATTTCGAGAACGGCGGCTTGCCGCGCCACGAATGGGAAGCGCTGCTGCGCAGGGCCAAGGATCTCGCGGACGCTGCCGGGCACCTGCGCTTTCCTGTGCCGAAGCAATATGGCGGCAAGGACGGCTCCAACCTCTGGATGGCCGTGATCCGCGAGCATTTTGCCGCAAAAGGCCTCGGCCTGCACAACGATCTCCAGAACGAGCACTCCATCGTCGGCAATTTCCCGGTCGCCACCATGCTCGACCGCTACGGGCGTGACGACCAGAAGGCGATGATCGACGGCTCGATCAAGGGCAAGTACCGCATTACGTTTGGATTGACCGAGCCGCATCACGGCTCGGACGCCACCCACATGGAGACGCGCGCGGTGCCGGCGACCCGCGACAACGTCAAGGGCTGGGTCATCAACGGTGAGAAGATGTGGACCACCGGCATGCACGTCGCCACGCATTGCGCGCTGTTCGCGCGCACCAGCGGCAATGACGGCGATGCCCGCGGCATTACCTGTTTCCTGGTGCCGGCCAAGAGTCACGGCGTGAAGATCGAAGAGTATATGTGGACCTTCAACATGCCGACCGATCATCCCCGCGTCAGTTTTACCGACGTGTTCGTGGCGGAGGATGCGCTGTTCGGCGAGGTCGGCCGTGGCCTGTCGCTGGCGCAATGTTTCGTCCACCAGAACCGCATCCGCCAGGCGGCGAGCTCGCTCGGCGCCGCCGTCTACTGCATCGACGAAAGCGTCAAATACGCCCGCGCGCGAAAGCCGTTCGGCAAGGCGCTCGCCGAGAACCAGGCGATCCAGTTCCCGCTGGTGGAGCTTGCGACGCAGGCCGAGATGCTGCGGCTCCTGATCCGCAAGACCGCCTGGGAAATGGACAAGCTCAACGAGGAGCAGATCGAGCGCACGCTCTCCGACCGCGTCTCGATGTGCAACTACTGGGCAAACCGCCTCGCTTGCGAATCCGCCGACCGCGCCATGCAGGTCCATGGCGGCATGGGTTACTCACGCCACAAGCCGTTCGAGCACATCTACCGCCATCACCGCCGCTATCGCATCACGGAGGGCAGCGAGGAAATCCAGATGCGCAAGGTGGCGGGATTCTTGTTTGGGTATATGGGGCCGGGGAAGCATTAG
- a CDS encoding VOC family protein: protein MFSHVMIGTNDLDKAKAFYDNLLSTLEVRPARVDGHRIFYITKTGIFSVTKPINGEPATCANGGTIGFAANSPEQVDAWHAAGLAAGGVPIENPPGIREGAGNKLYLAYLRDLDGNKICAMHRMAN from the coding sequence ATGTTTTCACACGTGATGATCGGCACCAACGATCTCGACAAGGCCAAGGCATTCTACGACAATTTGCTGAGCACGCTCGAGGTGCGGCCGGCCAGGGTCGACGGCCATCGCATCTTCTACATCACCAAGACCGGCATATTCTCGGTGACGAAGCCGATCAATGGCGAGCCGGCGACGTGCGCGAATGGCGGCACCATCGGCTTTGCCGCCAACTCGCCGGAACAGGTCGATGCATGGCATGCGGCGGGGCTCGCCGCCGGCGGAGTGCCGATCGAGAATCCGCCCGGCATCCGCGAGGGCGCAGGGAACAAGCTCTACCTTGCTTATCTGCGCGACCTCGACGGCAACAAGATCTGCGCAATGCATCGGATGGCGAACTAG
- a CDS encoding SDR family oxidoreductase: MFKENLLAGRNILVTGGGTGLGKAMAARFLQLGAEVHICGRRKIVCDETATELMDEYGGRVTSHGVDIRNALAVDEMVDNIFREAPLTDLINNAAGNFISRSEELSPRGFDAVANIVMHGTFYVTHAVGKRWIAAKQPGNVVSITTTWVRNGSPYVVPSAMSKSAIHAMTMSLAAEWGRYGIRLNTIAPGEIPTEGMSKRIKPGDEAGARTKAMNPMGRVGTMEELQNVAVFLVSGGCDWISGETIAMDGAQALAMGGNFYQLRDWSDDDWKTARESIMAQNEKDRAKRG, translated from the coding sequence ATGTTCAAGGAAAATCTTCTGGCCGGCCGCAACATCCTGGTCACCGGCGGCGGCACCGGGCTCGGCAAGGCAATGGCGGCGCGCTTTCTTCAGCTCGGCGCCGAGGTGCACATCTGCGGCCGGCGCAAGATCGTCTGCGACGAGACCGCGACCGAGCTGATGGATGAGTATGGCGGCCGGGTCACCAGCCACGGCGTCGACATCCGCAACGCACTCGCGGTGGACGAGATGGTCGACAACATTTTTCGCGAGGCGCCGCTGACCGACCTCATCAACAATGCCGCCGGCAATTTCATCTCGCGCAGCGAGGAGCTTTCGCCGCGCGGTTTCGATGCCGTCGCCAACATCGTCATGCACGGTACGTTTTACGTCACGCATGCGGTGGGCAAGCGCTGGATCGCAGCGAAGCAGCCCGGCAACGTCGTCTCGATCACCACGACCTGGGTGCGCAACGGCTCGCCCTATGTGGTGCCGTCGGCGATGAGCAAGTCGGCGATCCACGCGATGACGATGTCGCTCGCAGCCGAATGGGGCCGATACGGCATCCGGCTGAACACGATCGCGCCGGGCGAAATCCCGACCGAGGGCATGAGCAAGCGCATCAAGCCGGGCGACGAGGCCGGCGCGCGCACCAAGGCGATGAACCCGATGGGCCGCGTCGGGACGATGGAGGAGTTGCAGAACGTTGCCGTGTTCCTGGTTTCCGGCGGCTGCGACTGGATCTCCGGCGAGACCATCGCCATGGACGGCGCCCAGGCGCTGGCCATGGGCGGCAATTTCTACCAGCTCCGCGACTGGAGCGACGACGACTGGAAAACCGCCCGCGAGAGCATCATGGCGCAGAACGAGAAGGACCGGGCGAAGCGGGGATAG
- a CDS encoding enoyl-CoA hydratase-related protein encodes MELKFSKVDRKGPITIVTLSRPEVYNALHTDAHFELQRVFDDFSADPAQWVAVVTGAGDKAFCAGNDLKWQAAGGKRGWDKGGFAGLTARFDCDKPIIAAVNGVAMGGGFEIALACDLIIASENATFALPEPRVGLAALAGGLHRLPRQIGLKRAMGMILTARHVSAKEGFELGFVNEVVPQGEALTGALRWAEMITKNSPMSIRASKQTIQKGLGVSLEQAIAEQRDYPAVKAMVASQDYIEGPKAFSEKRPPNWAGK; translated from the coding sequence ATGGAGCTGAAATTTTCGAAGGTGGACCGCAAGGGGCCGATCACGATCGTCACGCTGTCGCGGCCCGAGGTGTACAACGCGCTGCACACCGATGCGCATTTCGAGCTCCAAAGAGTGTTTGACGATTTCTCCGCGGACCCTGCGCAATGGGTCGCGGTCGTCACCGGCGCCGGCGACAAGGCGTTCTGCGCCGGCAACGATTTGAAGTGGCAGGCGGCCGGGGGAAAACGCGGCTGGGACAAGGGCGGCTTTGCCGGCCTCACCGCGCGCTTCGACTGCGACAAGCCGATCATCGCCGCCGTCAACGGCGTCGCGATGGGCGGCGGCTTCGAGATTGCGCTCGCCTGCGACCTGATCATTGCGTCCGAGAATGCGACCTTCGCGCTGCCCGAGCCGCGCGTCGGTCTTGCCGCGCTCGCCGGCGGTCTGCACCGCCTGCCGCGGCAGATTGGTTTGAAGCGCGCCATGGGCATGATCCTCACCGCGCGTCATGTCAGCGCCAAGGAAGGTTTTGAGCTCGGCTTCGTCAACGAAGTGGTGCCGCAGGGCGAAGCGCTCACGGGCGCATTGCGCTGGGCCGAGATGATCACCAAGAACTCGCCGATGTCGATCCGCGCGTCGAAGCAGACCATTCAGAAAGGGCTCGGCGTGTCGCTCGAGCAGGCGATCGCGGAGCAGAGGGACTATCCGGCGGTGAAGGCGATGGTGGCCTCGCAGGATTACATCGAGGGCCCGAAGGCGTTTTCGGAGAAGCGGCCGCCGAACTGGGCGGGGAAGTAG
- a CDS encoding phosphotransferase family protein, producing MIEAALSRSVARWCPGATGVAATARLSGGASQETWRFDIMHPDGPIGAILRRSPKGYGAAPTRAAGLAAEAALMQLAYDAGVPSPRVMQVLTAEDDLGTGFIMQRVEGETIARKILRDDEFAAARPLLARQIGGVLAGVHTLPLTKLPELRRMTAAKEIAEFERDYRSLNWPKPVFELALRWLRDHDPGPAAEGTLVHGDFRNGNLIIGADGVRAVLDWELAHLGDPMEDLGWVCVNSWRFGEIDKPVGGFGSREDMFAGYEAAGRKVDPSRVRFWEVMGTLRWGIMCGGMMQRFREGPDHSMERAMIGRRASETEIDLLRLLAPRGG from the coding sequence ATGATCGAGGCGGCGCTTTCCCGCAGTGTTGCTCGCTGGTGCCCGGGCGCGACGGGCGTCGCGGCTACCGCAAGACTGTCGGGCGGTGCCAGCCAGGAAACCTGGCGTTTCGACATCATGCATCCCGATGGGCCGATCGGTGCGATCCTGCGCCGCTCGCCGAAAGGCTATGGCGCGGCGCCGACGCGAGCAGCGGGCCTGGCTGCCGAAGCTGCTCTGATGCAGCTCGCCTATGATGCCGGCGTTCCGTCGCCGCGCGTCATGCAGGTGTTGACGGCCGAAGATGATCTCGGCACCGGCTTCATCATGCAGCGGGTCGAGGGCGAGACCATCGCGCGCAAGATCCTGCGCGATGACGAGTTCGCCGCGGCGCGGCCGCTTTTGGCCCGGCAGATCGGCGGCGTGCTCGCGGGCGTGCACACGCTGCCGCTGACGAAACTGCCCGAGCTGCGGCGCATGACCGCGGCGAAGGAGATCGCTGAGTTCGAGCGCGACTATCGCAGCTTGAATTGGCCCAAGCCGGTGTTCGAGCTGGCGCTGCGCTGGCTGCGCGATCACGATCCCGGTCCGGCTGCCGAGGGGACGCTGGTCCACGGCGATTTCCGCAACGGCAACCTCATCATTGGCGCGGACGGCGTTCGTGCGGTGCTGGACTGGGAGCTCGCCCATCTCGGCGACCCCATGGAGGATCTCGGCTGGGTTTGTGTCAACTCCTGGCGGTTCGGCGAGATCGACAAGCCCGTCGGCGGCTTTGGCTCACGCGAGGATATGTTCGCCGGCTACGAGGCCGCCGGCCGCAAGGTCGATCCGTCGCGCGTAAGATTCTGGGAAGTGATGGGGACGTTGCGCTGGGGCATCATGTGTGGCGGCATGATGCAGCGGTTTCGCGAGGGCCCCGACCATTCCATGGAGCGCGCGATGATCGGCCGCCGCGCGTCCGAAACCGAGATCGATCTGTTGCGACTGCTCGCGCCGCGCGGAGGGTGA